From the genome of Xylocopilactobacillus apis:
ATGCAAATACCACCGCATAGTGATTTGCCGCCAGTTCTCACCATAACATTAACTATGTTGCTTTCTGCTTTTATCGGTGTCGTCATTGGATTTTTGATTCATAAATATATTTTTAATCGCAATCTTGATGATGCACGAAATAGCGCCGAAGGAATCATTGAAAACGCTAAAAAAGAAGCAGAAAATTTAAAGAAAGAGCTTCTCTTAAACAGCAAAGAAGAGAATAGTAAATATCGTTCTAAAATTGAAGAAGAGCTTCGTTCTCGTCGAGTAACCGTTATTGAACAAGAAAATCGTTTAAATAATCGTGAAGAGAAATTAGATCGACGTGAAACACTTCTTGATAAGAAAGAGAGTCAAATAGATCGACAAGAAGATCTTATTGCTAATCAACGTCAAGAAGTTTCTAATTTGCAAAATGAAGCAAAGAAATTAGTTGAAGTTCAGCAGGGTAAACTCAATGAAATTGCTCAATTGACAGAAGATGAAGCTAAGGCAATTATTCTTACTAAACTAAAAAAGAAGTTGGTGCGCGAACGCGCTCAAATGGTTCGTGAAAGCGAATCAAGAAGCCGGATTGAAGCAAATCGAATTGCGAAAGACATTGTAGTTCAAGCAATTGAAAGAAGTGCTGCTGATATTGTCTCTGATGTTACGGTCACGGTTGTTAATTTGCCAAATGAAGATATGAAGGGCAGAATTATTGGCCGAGAAGGACGTAATATTAGAAGTTTTGAGGCGTTAACTGGAGTTGACTTAATTGTTGACGAAACACCAGAAGCAGTTGTGCTAAGCAGTTTTGATCCTGTCAGAAGAGAAATAGGACGGATTGCATTAGAAAAATTGATTGCTGATGGAAGAATTCATCCAGGAAAAATTGAAGAATTAGTTGAAAAAGCTCAAAAAGAATTTGATGATCATTTACGAGAATTAGGTGATCAGACGGTTTACGATTTAGGGCTCCACGATATTCATCCAGAATTAATTAAATTGATTGGGCGGCTTCAATATCGGACCAGTTACGGCCAAAATGTTTTAAATCATTCAATTCAGGTTGCTTTGCTTGCAGGAACAATGGCTGCAGAATTGGGCGAAGATGAAATGATGGCTCGCCGTGCAGGTTTATTGCATGATATTGGTAAATCAATTGACCATGAGACCGAAGGTTCGCATGTTGAAATTGGGGTTGAGTTAACTAAGAGATATCATGAGCCTAAACAGGTGATTAATACGATTGCTAGTCATCATGGAGATGAGGAACCGACATCAGTTATCGCTGTTTTGGTAACTGCTGCGGATGCAGTTTCTGCAGCACGTCCAGGAGCTCGCTCAGAATCTTTGGAAAATTATATTCATCGGCTTGAAAAATTAGAAGATTTAGTAGATGAATTTTCAGGTGTTAAACAAAGTTATGCAATTCAAGCTGGACGAGAAATTAGAGTTATTGTTTCTCCACAAGTTATTAACGATGATGAAACGGTATTTTTAGCTCGTGAAATAAAAGAAAAAATTGAAAAAACTTTATCTTATCCAGGACATATTAAAGTTTCTGTTATACGTGAATTTAGAGCTGTCGAAGTTGCTAGTTAGAGATGAAAAAAAGTCGAAAGGCTTTTGTTTCATCTCTTTTTTGTCTAAAATATGATTAGTAAAAAAGGAGAGGTTAGGTCAGAATTATTTTTAAAACAATATTTATGCTTTTCGGGACCGGGTTAATTTCGCTTTGTATCACTCCATTTATTCGAAAGTTAGCCTTTACCTTAGGTGCAGTTGATAAGCCTAATCAAAGAAGAGTAAATAAAAAAGCAATTCCCACGATTGGGGGTTTAGGAATTTTTATTGCAGTTAATATTTCGATGATGCTTTTTTTGCGCTATAATTTTCCCACCCATACACTTTTTTCAGTTTTTATTGCAGAATGCGTAATAATTATCACCGGAATTATTGATGATATTAGAGAATTGCGTCCTCGTCAAAAGATGTTAGGGATCCTAATTGCGGCCTTAATTATCTATTATTTAGCTGGAATCCAGATGAATTCTTTAACTCTTCCGATAGTTGGTAAAATTCAATTTGGAATTTTTAGTATGCCCATCACGATTTTTTGGATTTTAGCTATTACTAATGCGGTAAATTTGATTGATGGGCTTGATGGATTAGCAACTGGAGTATCTTTTATTGCTCTTTGTACCATGGGCATCATCGCTTATTTCTTTTTAAATATTCAAAATCCAAGCATTGCTATTTCAATCTTCATTTTAGCGGCAGCTTTACTAGGATTTTTACCATATAATTTTCATCCGGCTCGTATTTTTTTAGGAGACACTGGAGCATTATTTATTGGCTTTATGATCTCAATATTCTCACTACAGGGATTAAAGAATGTAACATTTATCACCCTTTTAATTCCGGTAATTATTTTAGGAGTTCCCGTCACTGATACATTTTATGCAATTCTGAGAAGAATTTTAAATAAACAGCCAATCTCTAGGGCTGATAAACACCATTTGCACCATCAATTACTTCAAATGGGTTTTACCGTTCCTCAAACAGTATTTGCCATTTATGGAATTTCTTTAATTTTTTCATTTATTTCTTTAATGTATCCAATCTCATCATTTGCTGCTAGCATTTTCCTGACAATTTTTGTTTTGTTAGGTTTGGAGCTTTTCATCGAAGCAATTGGATTGCTGGGAGAAAATCGGCACCCGTTTTTAAATATGATACGCAAGTTTGCCCATCGACTTAATCGAAATCGTAAATAAGTCGATCGGTTTTTTTTGCGTAATATTTTATATGGCCAATGAAGAATTATTATTTGGAAGGCAGCTCTTAGATTTTCAGCTGCCTGAAATTAAAAAAGACTTATTATTAAATCGTCCAGCAATGAAGATCATAAATGATGAAATTATTTGCGAACGATGCAGCACCCAATATCAAAAAAATGATGTCTGTTTACCAACAGGAGATTATTATTGTCCCAATTGCGTGAATTTAGGACGAGTAACAAGCAGCGATAAATTATACCACTTACCAGAATTCAATCTTTTTCCTAAAAATATTAATTATTTAGTTTTTAATGGGACTTTAACAAAAGCTCAGCAGAGACTTTCTGATGAAGTAATTGAAGCAATTTTAAAACGTAAATCACTATTACTCTGGGCGGTAACTGGAGCTGGAAAGACAGAAATGATGTTTCCTGGTTTGAACGAAGCTTTTAAACAGGGGTTAAGAGTTTGTTGGGCAACGCCTCGAATCGATGTGGTGCTTGAATTAGCTCCGCGTTTAGAAAAAGTTTTTCCGGATTTGCCCATTTCAGTGCTATATGGTTCTAATGAAGAACCTTATAGTTATTGCCAGTTTGTTTTATGTACCACTCATCAACTGCTTAGATTTTATCAAGCTTTTGACGTGCTTATTATTGATGAAGTAGATTCTTTTCCTTATGCAGGCAATAAGAGTTTGGCTTTTGCTGCAGATCATTCAGTAAAACAAAATGCCAGTCGAATTTATTTATCAGCAACTCCACCAGATGAATTAACCGAAAAAGTTCCGACTGCTTATTTACCTCAGCGGTTTCATGGACATCCACTGCCGGTACCTAAATGTATTTATCTTGGAAAATGGCGGCAATTTGTCAAAACAAATCGTTTGCCTAGAAAAGTAAAACGAGTGTTAGCTCAAGGATTGAAAAATAAAGAACGTTATTTAATTTTTGTTAGCGAGATTTCCTTACTTGATAAGCTTAAAAAAGCTTTTAATACTAATTTTAAAAAAGCAAAATGTGCAACAGTTTATGCCGGTGACGAAAAACGAAAAGAAAAAGTCCAAGACTTTCGGACGGGTAAATACGATGTTTTGTTTACTACGACCATCTTAGAAAGAGGAGTCACAATTTTTCATATTAATGTATTAGTGATCGGAGCAGAAAGCAAGGTATTTAATTGGTCATCTTTGGTTCAAATTGCCGGCAGGGCAGGACGTGATAAAGATCATTATGACGATCAGGTGATTTTCTATTTTTCTGATTATACAAAAGATCTTAAAAAAGCGGTAACTCAGATAAAATATTTAAATCAAAAGGCGGCGGAGAATGACTGAATGTTTGTTATGTCATATAGAATTTGTTCGTAATTTGGATTTTAAATTTATCGTTAATTTTAATCGGTTAAGGCCCGCCTCTATTTGCCCAAGATGCTTAAATAAATTTTGCCGTTTAAATAAAAATTCTAGCTGTCCGCAATGTGGACGTTTTCAGAATAATAATCAAATTTGTGGTGATTGTTTAAAGTGGCAGAGTATTTATAGTAAAGACGTTATAAAAAATAAATCCTTATTTGCTTACGATCAAGAGATGCACGATTATTTCCGTTCATTTAAAAAAAGAGGCGACTATCGTTTGAGATTGGCTTTTTCACAAATAATTGCCGAGTATTTAGATCATCATAAATATGATGCGTATATTTTTGTTCCAACCGCTTCAGAGCATTTTTTAAAACGAAAATTTGATCCAGTTACAGCATTATTTGGAGAACTAGTTAAGCCGACTGTGACAATTGATAATATTTTAAATGTTGAACACCAATCATTAAAATCGCGACGAGAGCGGTTGGCAACAATTCAGACGTTTAGCTTATCTGAAATTCAGTCGCAAAAATTAAAAAATGTTTCTTCAATATTGATATTTGATGATATCTATACGACAGGAGCAACCATTTATCGCATGCGTCAAGCAATTAGAGATCAGCATATTGATGCACCAATTGAAAGTTTAACGCTTGCGCGTTAGTTTGAAAAAATACTAATTAATTCTTTTTACGAGCTTTCTTGGAATAGATCGACTATAATAAAGGTGAACCAGAAAAAGAATGGTATGAAAGGAGCATTAAACATGTTTCGTTATAATATTCGCGGTGAAAATATCGAAGTAACTGAGGCAATCAGAAATTACATCGAGAAAAGATTAAATAAATTAGATAAATATTTTACGAATGATTTAGGCGGAGATCCTAATTGTAACGTCAATCTAAAAGTATATCCGGAAAAACAAGCAAAAGCTGAAGTTACAATTATGATTCATTCTCTAGTTTTACGAGCTGAACAGACAACGAATGATTTATATCAGAGTATTGATTTTGTTTCAGAAAAACTAGAACGTCAAATTAGAAAATACAAAACCCGAATTAATCGCCGGAACCGGGCAAAAGGCTTTAAAGAGTCTGAGCTTATCATTGATAGCGAAAAAGACACTGTTGAAGACGAAGCAACTCCAGTTGTACGGACTAAGCGACTTTCATTAAAGCCAATGGGTGCGGAAGAAGCAATTCTTCAGATGAACTTATTGGGTCATGATTTCTTTATCTTTGAGGATGCTCAAACTAATGGTACTAGTATTGTCTATCGCAGACACGATGATAAATATGGTTTAATTGAAACTGATGAGTAGATCTGGTTAATTTTGAAGAGATCTTCTTCTTGAAAAGAAGATCTTTTTTTAACGTTATGTTACAACAGTTCATTTTTTTTGTTAAAAATTGTATAATAGTAATTTGTATAAATCCTGATTTTTTTAGGGAAGGTTAAATGGTTAAAGAAAAAGATCCAACATTAAATAAAATTGAAGATCCTAAGATTCAAGAAAACACAAAAAGAGCGCGTGAAGCTGGTACGATCGATATTAACAAACGGCCAGGTGCTTTTAATTTCTTGCGTCGATGGGTTGAAAGCGATAAACGCGAAGTTAATCGGATGGCAAAAATTGCCGATAAAGTAATTGCTCTGGAAGATGAGTATCAAAAATTATCCGATGATGAATTAAAGGCAAAAACTGAAGAATTTAAGGGACGTTATCAAAAAGGTGAAACACTTGATCAATTGCTCCCAGAAGCTTTTGCTGCAGTAAGAGAAGGTTCACGCAGAGTCTTGGGATTATTTCCGTTTAAAGTCCAGATTATTGGAGGGATTGCCTTACATGAAGGTAATATCGCCGAAATGAAGACTGGTGAAGGGAAAACCTTAACTGCTACAATGCCTGTATATTTAAATGCAATTTCTGGTAAAGGCGTTCATGTTGTTACAGTAAATGAATATTTGTCAGAACGTGATGCTACTGAAATGGGTGAATTATACAACTGGTTAGGATTATCAGTTGGTTTAAACCTGGCAAGTTTATCTTCAGAAGAGAAACGTGAAGCGTACGCAAAAGATATTACTTATTCTACGAATGCTGAATTAGGGTTTGATTATTTGCGTGATAACATGGTCGTTTCAAATGACCAAATGGTTCAGCGCGGTTTAAATTTTGCAGTAGTCGATGAAGTTGACTCGATTTTAATTGATGAAGCAAGAACTCCTTTGATAATTTCGGGACAGGCTGAAAAGTCAAATGCTCTTTATATTAGAGCTGATCGTTTTGTTAAAACCTTAAAAGATGAAGAAGATTACAAAATTGATTGGTCTACAAAGACGATTAGTTTGACTGAAGCCGGCATGCATAAAGCAGAAGAAAATTTTGGTCTTGATAATCTTTATGACATTGAAAATACAGCGTTAACTCACCATTTAGAAGAAGCATTACGTGCTAACTATATCATGCTGAAAAACATTGATTATGTTGTTCAAGATGGCGAAGTTTTAATCGTTGATCCATTTACTGGACGTGCAATGGACGGTCGTCGTTGGTCTGACGGATTACACCAAGCAGTTGAAGCAAAAGAAGGCGTTGAGATTCAAGATGAATCTCAAACTGTTGCTACGATCACTTATCAGAATTATTTTAGAATGTATTCAAAATTGTCTGGTATGACTGGTACTGCAAAGACCGAAGAAGAAGAATTTATTGAAATTTATAACATGCGGGTTATTGAGGTTCCAACTAACCGTCCAATGATTAGGGTTGACCGTCATGATATTTTATATGCAACATTACAGAATAAGTTTGCGGCTGTTGTTAATGATATTATTGAACGGCACGAAAAAGGACAGCCGGTTTTAGTCGGAACGGTTGCCGTTGAAACTTCTGAATATTTATCGCAGCTTTTAAATGAAGCACATGTACCTCATGTTGTTTTAAATGCTAAGCCGGAAAATATTACTCGTGAATCAGAAATCATTATGAATGCCGGTCAAAGAGGAGCCGTAACAATTGCTACAAATATGGCGGGTCGTGGGACCGATATTAAATTAGGACCAGGAGTTGTTGAACTCGGTGGCTTGATGGTTTTAGGTACAGAGCGTCATGAGTCTCGCAGAATTGATAATCAGCTGCGTGGCCGTTCTGGACGTCAGGGAGATCCTGGAGAATCACAATTTTATCTTTCACTTGAAGATGATTTGATGAAACGTTTTGGATCAGAACAAATGAAGAAACGTTTGAAAATGCTCAAGATCAATGACAACGATTTAGTATTAGAAAGCAGAATTTTCACTCGACAAGTCGAAGCTGCGCAAAAACGGGTTGAAGGTCAAAACTATGATGCTCGTAAGCAAACACTTCAGTATGACGATGTTATGCGTGAACAGCGTGAGGTTATCTATAAGCAGCGCCGACAAGTTATTGATGAAGAAGAAACTTTAAAACCGGTATTCTTTGGAATGGCTGAACGTTCAATTAATCGAGTTGTCAATGTTCATACTCAAGGTGATGATAAATCTAAATGGGATTTAGATAATATTGTAAATTTTGCTCAGACAACTTTAGTTGGAGAAGATGAAATTACAACTGATGACCTGAAAGACAAGTCAGCTGAAGAAATTAAAAAATATTTAATGGATTTTGTTACTAAAAACTACGATCATAAGTTTGAACAAATTGGTGATCCAGAACAAATGTTAGAATTCGAAAAGATTGTCATTTTGCGCGTCGTAGATGATCGTTGGACTAATCATATCGATGAAATGGATCAATTACGTAATTCAATTGGTTTACGTGGTTATGGTCAGATGAATCCATTAGTTGAATATCAAGAAGAAGGTTACAATAGTTTTGAAGTAATGATTGCTGACATCGAAGATGGAGTTACAAGACTCTTTATGAAGGCAGAAATTAGACAAAGCGTTGCTAACTAAGTAAAAAAGAATCGCTTCGGCGATTTTTTCTATCTAAAAGGAGAAATAATTGGAATTAGGAACAATAAAAAAAGAATTGGATAATTTTGATGCCAAAATAAATCAATTTAGGAGGTCACTTTGACCTAGAAGGTCTAGAAGCTCAGATTGCACAAAATGAGGATCAAATGACAGAGCCAGACTTTTGGTCCGATGCAAAAAAGGCACAAGATTTAATTAATGAAACTAATAGTTTAAAAGATACTTATAATAATTTTAAGAAATTGACTGAACAAGCTGATGAATTAAAAGTTTCTTATGATCTTGTCAGTGCAGAAGCAGATCAAGACATTCAACAAGAATTAGAGTCAGGGTTAATTAAACTGCAAA
Proteins encoded in this window:
- a CDS encoding MraY family glycosyltransferase, which codes for MFKTIFMLFGTGLISLCITPFIRKLAFTLGAVDKPNQRRVNKKAIPTIGGLGIFIAVNISMMLFLRYNFPTHTLFSVFIAECVIIITGIIDDIRELRPRQKMLGILIAALIIYYLAGIQMNSLTLPIVGKIQFGIFSMPITIFWILAITNAVNLIDGLDGLATGVSFIALCTMGIIAYFFLNIQNPSIAISIFILAAALLGFLPYNFHPARIFLGDTGALFIGFMISIFSLQGLKNVTFITLLIPVIILGVPVTDTFYAILRRILNKQPISRADKHHLHHQLLQMGFTVPQTVFAIYGISLIFSFISLMYPISSFAASIFLTIFVLLGLELFIEAIGLLGENRHPFLNMIRKFAHRLNRNRK
- the hpf gene encoding ribosome hibernation-promoting factor, HPF/YfiA family — encoded protein: MFRYNIRGENIEVTEAIRNYIEKRLNKLDKYFTNDLGGDPNCNVNLKVYPEKQAKAEVTIMIHSLVLRAEQTTNDLYQSIDFVSEKLERQIRKYKTRINRRNRAKGFKESELIIDSEKDTVEDEATPVVRTKRLSLKPMGAEEAILQMNLLGHDFFIFEDAQTNGTSIVYRRHDDKYGLIETDE
- the rny gene encoding ribonuclease Y, giving the protein MQIPPHSDLPPVLTITLTMLLSAFIGVVIGFLIHKYIFNRNLDDARNSAEGIIENAKKEAENLKKELLLNSKEENSKYRSKIEEELRSRRVTVIEQENRLNNREEKLDRRETLLDKKESQIDRQEDLIANQRQEVSNLQNEAKKLVEVQQGKLNEIAQLTEDEAKAIILTKLKKKLVRERAQMVRESESRSRIEANRIAKDIVVQAIERSAADIVSDVTVTVVNLPNEDMKGRIIGREGRNIRSFEALTGVDLIVDETPEAVVLSSFDPVRREIGRIALEKLIADGRIHPGKIEELVEKAQKEFDDHLRELGDQTVYDLGLHDIHPELIKLIGRLQYRTSYGQNVLNHSIQVALLAGTMAAELGEDEMMARRAGLLHDIGKSIDHETEGSHVEIGVELTKRYHEPKQVINTIASHHGDEEPTSVIAVLVTAADAVSAARPGARSESLENYIHRLEKLEDLVDEFSGVKQSYAIQAGREIRVIVSPQVINDDETVFLAREIKEKIEKTLSYPGHIKVSVIREFRAVEVAS
- a CDS encoding ComF family protein; translation: MTECLLCHIEFVRNLDFKFIVNFNRLRPASICPRCLNKFCRLNKNSSCPQCGRFQNNNQICGDCLKWQSIYSKDVIKNKSLFAYDQEMHDYFRSFKKRGDYRLRLAFSQIIAEYLDHHKYDAYIFVPTASEHFLKRKFDPVTALFGELVKPTVTIDNILNVEHQSLKSRRERLATIQTFSLSEIQSQKLKNVSSILIFDDIYTTGATIYRMRQAIRDQHIDAPIESLTLAR
- a CDS encoding DEAD/DEAH box helicase, giving the protein MANEELLFGRQLLDFQLPEIKKDLLLNRPAMKIINDEIICERCSTQYQKNDVCLPTGDYYCPNCVNLGRVTSSDKLYHLPEFNLFPKNINYLVFNGTLTKAQQRLSDEVIEAILKRKSLLLWAVTGAGKTEMMFPGLNEAFKQGLRVCWATPRIDVVLELAPRLEKVFPDLPISVLYGSNEEPYSYCQFVLCTTHQLLRFYQAFDVLIIDEVDSFPYAGNKSLAFAADHSVKQNASRIYLSATPPDELTEKVPTAYLPQRFHGHPLPVPKCIYLGKWRQFVKTNRLPRKVKRVLAQGLKNKERYLIFVSEISLLDKLKKAFNTNFKKAKCATVYAGDEKRKEKVQDFRTGKYDVLFTTTILERGVTIFHINVLVIGAESKVFNWSSLVQIAGRAGRDKDHYDDQVIFYFSDYTKDLKKAVTQIKYLNQKAAEND
- the secA gene encoding preprotein translocase subunit SecA, giving the protein MAKIADKVIALEDEYQKLSDDELKAKTEEFKGRYQKGETLDQLLPEAFAAVREGSRRVLGLFPFKVQIIGGIALHEGNIAEMKTGEGKTLTATMPVYLNAISGKGVHVVTVNEYLSERDATEMGELYNWLGLSVGLNLASLSSEEKREAYAKDITYSTNAELGFDYLRDNMVVSNDQMVQRGLNFAVVDEVDSILIDEARTPLIISGQAEKSNALYIRADRFVKTLKDEEDYKIDWSTKTISLTEAGMHKAEENFGLDNLYDIENTALTHHLEEALRANYIMLKNIDYVVQDGEVLIVDPFTGRAMDGRRWSDGLHQAVEAKEGVEIQDESQTVATITYQNYFRMYSKLSGMTGTAKTEEEEFIEIYNMRVIEVPTNRPMIRVDRHDILYATLQNKFAAVVNDIIERHEKGQPVLVGTVAVETSEYLSQLLNEAHVPHVVLNAKPENITRESEIIMNAGQRGAVTIATNMAGRGTDIKLGPGVVELGGLMVLGTERHESRRIDNQLRGRSGRQGDPGESQFYLSLEDDLMKRFGSEQMKKRLKMLKINDNDLVLESRIFTRQVEAAQKRVEGQNYDARKQTLQYDDVMREQREVIYKQRRQVIDEEETLKPVFFGMAERSINRVVNVHTQGDDKSKWDLDNIVNFAQTTLVGEDEITTDDLKDKSAEEIKKYLMDFVTKNYDHKFEQIGDPEQMLEFEKIVILRVVDDRWTNHIDEMDQLRNSIGLRGYGQMNPLVEYQEEGYNSFEVMIADIEDGVTRLFMKAEIRQSVAN